One Triticum dicoccoides isolate Atlit2015 ecotype Zavitan chromosome 5B, WEW_v2.0, whole genome shotgun sequence genomic window carries:
- the LOC119307737 gene encoding uncharacterized protein LOC119307737, which yields MAFSKPVAALLLAVALAATAMSAAGQDPQNCKPSRKVTVQNLCGKDLYLGIEPLANSKLLYSPGHLLRHGTHVSYDVCSWTGRVKVQDAVVTEFHIGYDGGAWYQVSTDQSHMPIRVSITPHGHPLKDHCPTAGCNSGGHCFEHSVPGGKCHGVDEIKIVYYNP from the coding sequence ATGGCGTTCTCCAAGCCCGTGGCGGCTCTCCTCCTCGCCGTGGCGCTGGCAGCGACTGCCATGTCCGCCGCCGGTCAGGATCCCCAAAACTGCAAGCCGAGCCGCAAGGTTACGGTGCAGAACCTGTGCGGCAAGGACCTTTACCTCGGCATCGAGCCGCTGGCCAACAGCAAGCTGCTCTACAGCCCTGGCCACCTGCTCCGCCACGGCACCCACGTGTCGTACGACGTGTGCTCGTGGACGGGGCGCGTGAAGGTGCAGGACGCCGTGGTGACGGAGTTCCACATCGGGTACGACGGCGGGGCGTGGTACCAGGTGAGCACCGACCAGTCGCACATGCCCATCCGTGTCTCCATCACCCCCCACGGCCACCCCCTGAAAGACCACTGCCCCACCGCCGGCTGCAACAGCGGTGGCCACTGCTTCGAGCACTCCGTCCCCGGCGGCAAGTGCCACGGCGTCGACGAGATCAAGATCGTCTACTACAACCCCTAG